One region of Halomonas huangheensis genomic DNA includes:
- a CDS encoding PhoX family protein, producing MSKAIEDHRLLNPSSNEPFSTVLERHVSRRAVMKGGLGLAAMGALGGFGVSALASSHGMQKSPLALAFESIAGSRTDAIVVPPGYTAQVLIPWGTPLNDSAPEWSEDLAMTPEIQANSVGMHHDGMHAFPLDDASASRRFIMAMNNEYIDEDALWAPQGGPTNMDEGKRPADEARTEINAHGITLVEVEKSDAGVWQHVRNSSFNKRYTSATPMELAGPVAGSDYVVTRYSTDGTMARGTNNNCANGYTPWGTYLTCEENWPDIFIKDEGREIDDDRLGIPTGRGRYGWETAAGDESEVDGEFSRFNATPRGASASEDYRNEPRTFGYIVEIDPYTGARAVKRTALGRFRHEGCWPGKLVEGKPVVFYSGHDSRNEYIYKFVSKAVWNPADAPADGAEADRLAIGARYMDEGTLYVARFDADGSGQWLALTPDATTPDGGTLADALGLAADDHAGIIINTCDAADIMGATPMDRPEWGVVDPESGEVYMTLTNNTDRTEADTDPELKGDGDSIAAPGTGYATAPANAPNPRAANEAGQIIRWREGSDPSSFEWEVFVFGAAASDADNYSGLTESNQFASPDGLCFDQREDGGILWIETDNGYAGVADHTNDQVLAVVPAALQRAEGAAAVVSGDNQQHLKRFCVGPNGCEITGIFPTADRTALFINVQHPGNWPAGDDATQATSGNVRPRAATVVIQKQDGGQIGV from the coding sequence ATGAGCAAGGCAATCGAAGATCATCGTCTGTTGAACCCCAGTAGCAATGAACCGTTCTCCACTGTGCTGGAGCGCCATGTATCGCGTCGCGCGGTCATGAAAGGAGGACTGGGGCTGGCTGCCATGGGGGCTCTCGGTGGCTTCGGTGTCTCGGCGCTGGCCAGCAGTCACGGTATGCAAAAGTCACCGCTGGCACTGGCATTTGAATCGATCGCCGGTTCGCGGACGGACGCCATTGTGGTACCTCCAGGCTATACCGCTCAGGTATTGATCCCCTGGGGTACTCCTCTCAACGACAGTGCGCCGGAGTGGTCCGAGGATCTGGCCATGACGCCAGAAATTCAGGCCAATAGCGTCGGTATGCACCATGATGGCATGCACGCCTTTCCGCTGGATGACGCGAGTGCTTCACGCCGCTTCATAATGGCGATGAACAACGAGTATATCGATGAAGACGCGCTGTGGGCGCCGCAGGGTGGCCCGACCAACATGGACGAGGGCAAGCGCCCGGCCGATGAGGCTCGCACTGAGATCAACGCCCACGGCATTACCCTCGTCGAGGTCGAGAAGAGCGATGCTGGCGTCTGGCAGCATGTTCGCAACTCGTCCTTCAACAAGCGTTACACCAGTGCCACACCGATGGAGCTGGCCGGACCGGTGGCCGGCAGCGACTATGTGGTAACTCGCTATTCGACCGATGGCACCATGGCGAGGGGCACCAACAACAATTGTGCCAACGGCTATACGCCTTGGGGTACCTACCTGACCTGTGAAGAGAACTGGCCGGATATCTTCATCAAGGATGAAGGTCGCGAGATTGACGACGACCGCCTGGGCATTCCCACTGGTCGCGGCCGCTATGGCTGGGAAACCGCCGCCGGTGACGAATCCGAAGTCGATGGCGAGTTTTCTCGTTTCAATGCTACACCGAGGGGTGCTTCGGCCAGCGAAGACTATCGTAATGAGCCGCGGACCTTCGGCTATATTGTCGAAATCGACCCCTACACCGGGGCTCGCGCCGTCAAACGCACCGCCCTTGGGCGCTTCCGTCACGAAGGCTGCTGGCCCGGCAAACTGGTTGAAGGAAAGCCAGTGGTGTTCTATTCCGGACACGACTCGCGCAACGAATACATCTACAAGTTCGTCTCGAAGGCGGTATGGAACCCTGCCGATGCTCCGGCAGATGGTGCCGAAGCAGATCGCTTGGCAATCGGCGCCAGGTACATGGACGAAGGCACGCTGTATGTCGCGCGTTTCGATGCCGACGGCAGTGGTCAATGGCTGGCGCTGACACCGGATGCCACTACCCCGGATGGCGGTACTCTGGCCGACGCTCTCGGACTGGCAGCGGACGACCATGCAGGCATCATCATCAATACCTGTGACGCTGCCGACATCATGGGTGCGACACCGATGGATCGGCCGGAGTGGGGCGTCGTGGACCCGGAAAGCGGCGAGGTGTACATGACGTTGACCAACAACACCGATCGCACCGAAGCGGATACCGATCCGGAGTTGAAGGGTGATGGCGACAGCATTGCCGCACCGGGCACCGGTTATGCCACGGCGCCGGCCAATGCACCGAACCCGCGTGCCGCCAATGAGGCAGGCCAGATCATTCGCTGGCGCGAGGGCAGTGACCCGAGCAGTTTCGAGTGGGAGGTGTTCGTGTTTGGTGCCGCGGCAAGCGATGCCGACAACTACTCTGGCCTGACCGAAAGCAACCAGTTCGCCAGCCCTGATGGCCTGTGCTTCGACCAACGCGAGGATGGCGGCATCCTGTGGATCGAGACCGATAACGGCTACGCTGGTGTTGCCGATCACACTAATGACCAGGTGCTGGCGGTAGTACCCGCAGCCTTACAGAGGGCCGAAGGTGCCGCAGCTGTGGTGTCCGGCGATAATCAGCAGCACCTCAAGCGCTTCTGCGTTGGTCCCAACGGTTGCGAGATCACCGGTATCTTCCCGACGGCCGACCGCACCGCTCTATTTATCAACGTCCAGCACCCGGGCAACTGGCCGGCTGGCGATGATGCCACTCAGGCAACGTCGGGTAACGTCCGTCCACGTGCCGCGACCGTGGTGATTCAGAAGCAGGACGGCGGCCAGATCGGTGTTTGA
- a CDS encoding DUF4148 domain-containing protein — translation MKHPVLAILIFTTVLGLSACTTTQPIQNVEAQAITSPVSREQVRQAIVDAAENRGWVIIGDQQNEITAAIDVRTHQATVRIPYSSSDYSIIYKNSINLDHRGDRIHRNYNHWVDNLDQDIRRNLNVIRTNL, via the coding sequence GTGAAACACCCTGTCCTGGCTATTCTGATATTCACCACAGTGTTGGGTTTGTCCGCCTGCACAACGACTCAGCCTATTCAAAATGTTGAGGCACAGGCAATCACCTCGCCAGTGAGCCGAGAGCAAGTGCGTCAGGCAATTGTTGACGCTGCAGAAAACCGTGGCTGGGTAATTATTGGTGACCAGCAAAATGAGATAACTGCAGCCATTGATGTCCGCACCCACCAGGCGACGGTGCGCATTCCATATTCAAGCAGTGACTATTCCATTATTTACAAGAATTCCATCAATTTGGATCACCGAGGCGATAGGATTCATCGCAACTACAACCACTGGGTGGACAATCTTGACCAGGACATCCGTCGAAATCTCAACGTTATAAGGACTAATCTCTAA